Proteins encoded in a region of the Candidatus Nitrosomarinus catalina genome:
- a CDS encoding 60S ribosomal protein L39: protein MAARKSSPRKIRLLKKTKQATAVPAWIILKTNRTVRTNPKRRAWRSTDVEVG from the coding sequence ATGGCTGCACGCAAGTCCTCTCCAAGAAAAATTCGTCTGCTAAAAAAAACAAAGCAGGCTACTGCAGTACCAGCTTGGATTATACTAAAAACTAACAGAACTGTTAGAACTAATCCAAAACGTAGAGCTTGGAGATCAACAGATGTGGAGGTTGGATAA
- a CDS encoding 50S ribosomal protein L31e — translation MSQELERVYTIPLGKVLLSQSQHRAVRAINMIKEFAQHHMKVETIKIDEELSHQIWARGVRSPPRKIKVRMSKTDEGYVLVTPFTDDVESAASPAKENKKVEDVVEEAPAKEEAPAKEEAPAKEEAPAKEEAPAKEEAPAKEEAPAKEEAPSKE, via the coding sequence TTGTCACAAGAATTAGAACGTGTTTATACAATTCCGTTAGGCAAAGTATTACTTTCACAATCACAACATCGAGCAGTAAGAGCTATCAATATGATTAAAGAATTTGCCCAACATCATATGAAGGTGGAAACCATCAAAATTGATGAAGAGTTATCTCATCAAATTTGGGCTAGAGGTGTTCGTAGTCCTCCAAGAAAAATTAAAGTTAGAATGAGTAAAACCGATGAAGGTTATGTTCTTGTAACTCCATTTACTGATGATGTGGAATCAGCTGCCAGTCCTGCAAAGGAAAATAAAAAAGTTGAAGATGTTGTAGAAGAAGCACCAGCTAAAGAAGAAGCACCAGCTAAAGAAGAAGCACCAGCTAAAGAAGAAGCACCAGCTAAAGAAGAAGCACCAGCTAAAGAAGAAGCACCAGCTAAAGAAGAAGCACCAGCTAAAGAAGAAGCACCATCTAAAGAATAA
- a CDS encoding cell division protein FtsZ has product MSFQVKEPVLVIGLGGAGSKLANQAKDALNSDCLVISNDSKDCLSNSDSIHISTDSIINPSVQLIRGSAYKKSEYIKSKISQYSTVVLMSNLAGKAGAAIAPVISEICKDTDKGLITFAIMPFKYEKEKIFNSGISLKRVREDSQCTIVLDNDSLLESNPDLTPKTCYSIANSAIMHVVKSLEATEIESKTNILTTSKDGQDMEESLRDSLKMLYENAPPNTIKSSILYVAGGENIPVGVINSIKNISNGITNQSSSQINMSSSDESKVVMLSSVQTMTKFDNYDPLAMIPKEQTLDWDTPDCSIDCKLDLYQLE; this is encoded by the coding sequence ATGAGTTTTCAAGTAAAAGAACCAGTGCTAGTTATAGGATTAGGCGGAGCAGGCTCAAAGTTGGCAAACCAAGCAAAAGATGCCCTAAATTCAGATTGCCTAGTAATTAGTAACGATTCAAAAGATTGTTTATCAAATAGTGATTCAATTCACATATCTACAGATTCAATAATTAATCCATCAGTTCAATTGATCAGAGGTTCAGCATACAAAAAATCCGAATATATCAAATCTAAGATTTCACAGTACTCCACAGTTGTTTTAATGAGTAATTTAGCAGGAAAAGCAGGTGCAGCAATAGCTCCAGTCATCTCAGAGATATGTAAAGATACAGACAAAGGCTTAATCACATTTGCAATAATGCCATTCAAATATGAAAAAGAGAAAATATTCAATTCAGGAATTTCATTAAAAAGAGTTAGAGAAGATTCACAATGTACAATTGTATTAGATAATGATTCACTATTGGAAAGTAATCCAGATTTAACTCCCAAAACATGCTACAGTATTGCCAACTCAGCAATAATGCATGTAGTAAAATCACTTGAAGCAACTGAAATAGAGTCAAAAACAAATATTCTGACAACAAGTAAAGATGGACAAGATATGGAGGAATCTCTAAGAGATTCATTAAAAATGCTATACGAAAATGCACCACCAAATACCATAAAAAGTTCAATTTTGTATGTTGCAGGAGGAGAAAACATCCCAGTAGGAGTAATCAATTCAATTAAAAACATCTCAAATGGAATCACAAATCAATCAAGTTCACAAATTAACATGTCATCATCAGATGAATCCAAAGTAGTAATGCTATCATCAGTACAAACAATGACAAAATTTGATAATTATGATCCATTAGCAATGATACCAAAAGAACAAACACTTGATTGGGATACTCCAGATTGCAGCATAGATTGTAAATTAGATCTATATCAATTAGAATAA
- a CDS encoding tRNA (N(6)-L-threonylcarbamoyladenosine(37)-C(2))-methylthiotransferase, translating into MAKIFVEAYGCSASFADSEMISGLIVNGGHTLATNSTESDLNLIVTCSVKDTTANKMMYRIKSLKTKPLIVAGCLPKAEKENVEKFSENASLLGPSSLGKTLEVINSTLGGRKQIALEDSDLSKVGLPKVRLNPTVGIVEIASGCMSECTFCQTKLSKGDLSSYRLGDIVRQVQTEIKEGCKEVWLTSTDNGCYGLDIGTDLPSLVNSVTEIPEDFMIRVGMMNPMYMPRIKEKLIESYDNKKVFKFLHIPVQSGSDKVLNDMKRGHTSQTFREIVKMTKEKFTNFTISTDIIVGFPSETEEDFQKTIQLLDETKPDVVNLSKYSARPGTDAAELKQIDASEVKRRSKVIFDQINNISLESNKKWIGWKGKVLFDEKTEEGIKGRNYAYKPIAVDEEVKIGDSHTVEITDATRKRLIGKIAS; encoded by the coding sequence ATGGCAAAAATTTTTGTAGAAGCCTATGGCTGTTCTGCTAGCTTTGCAGATTCCGAAATGATTTCAGGGTTAATTGTTAATGGAGGACATACGTTAGCAACGAATTCAACAGAATCAGATCTTAACCTAATTGTTACCTGCTCAGTTAAAGATACAACTGCAAATAAAATGATGTACAGAATAAAATCATTAAAAACAAAACCACTAATTGTTGCAGGGTGTCTACCAAAAGCTGAAAAAGAAAATGTTGAAAAATTTTCAGAAAATGCAAGTTTACTTGGCCCAAGTTCATTAGGTAAAACATTAGAAGTAATCAATTCCACATTAGGAGGTAGAAAGCAAATAGCCCTAGAGGATTCAGATTTATCAAAAGTGGGATTGCCAAAAGTTAGACTAAATCCAACTGTTGGAATCGTAGAAATTGCAAGTGGATGTATGAGCGAATGTACATTTTGTCAAACCAAATTATCAAAGGGGGATCTTTCAAGTTATAGATTAGGAGACATAGTAAGACAAGTTCAAACAGAAATTAAAGAAGGATGTAAAGAAGTTTGGCTGACATCAACAGATAACGGATGTTATGGATTAGACATAGGAACAGATTTACCTTCATTGGTAAATTCAGTTACAGAAATTCCAGAAGACTTTATGATAAGAGTTGGGATGATGAATCCAATGTATATGCCAAGAATCAAAGAAAAATTAATTGAGTCATATGATAACAAAAAGGTTTTCAAATTTTTACATATTCCAGTTCAAAGTGGAAGTGATAAGGTACTAAACGATATGAAAAGAGGACATACTTCTCAAACATTTAGAGAAATTGTAAAAATGACAAAAGAGAAATTTACAAATTTCACAATTTCCACAGACATAATTGTAGGATTTCCATCAGAAACAGAAGAAGACTTTCAAAAAACTATTCAATTGTTAGATGAAACAAAACCAGATGTTGTCAATTTATCAAAGTACAGTGCTAGACCTGGAACTGATGCTGCAGAATTAAAACAAATCGATGCATCAGAAGTTAAAAGAAGAAGTAAAGTTATTTTTGATCAGATCAACAATATATCCCTAGAAAGTAATAAAAAATGGATCGGATGGAAAGGCAAAGTATTGTTTGACGAAAAAACAGAAGAAGGAATCAAGGGAAGAAACTATGCTTACAAACCTATTGCAGTTGATGAGGAAGTCAAAATTGGAGATTCACATACAGTTGAAATCACTGATGCTACCAGAAAAAGGCTAATTGGGAAGATCGCAAGCTAA